The following coding sequences lie in one Trueperaceae bacterium genomic window:
- the hisB gene encoding imidazoleglycerol-phosphate dehydratase HisB: MARSADRHRTTRETDVRLALDLDGGDARLDVGHGFLAHLLDAVARHGRLGLQVTAHGDEASVDVHHLAEDVGITMGAVVRDALGDSLGIERYGDAWVPMDETLAHVVVDLSGRPYLAFDPSGFEGDAHGFTVHHLREFLRGFANHAGATIHVRVLAGRETHHVAEAVAKAFARALRDAVRVTGDAVPSTKGVL, translated from the coding sequence GTGGCTAGATCCGCCGATCGTCACCGCACCACCCGCGAGACCGACGTGCGTCTCGCGCTCGACCTCGACGGGGGCGACGCCCGCCTCGACGTCGGGCACGGGTTCCTCGCCCACCTGCTGGACGCCGTCGCGCGGCACGGCCGCCTGGGGTTGCAGGTCACGGCGCACGGGGACGAGGCCAGCGTCGACGTCCACCACCTCGCCGAGGACGTCGGCATCACGATGGGCGCCGTCGTGCGCGACGCGCTCGGTGATTCGCTCGGCATCGAACGGTACGGCGACGCGTGGGTCCCGATGGACGAAACCCTCGCGCACGTGGTCGTGGACCTGAGCGGTCGGCCGTACCTCGCGTTCGACCCGAGCGGGTTCGAGGGGGACGCGCACGGCTTCACCGTCCACCACCTGCGGGAGTTCCTCCGCGGCTTCGCGAACCACGCCGGCGCGACGATCCACGTACGGGTCCTGGCGGGCCGCGAGACGCATCACGTGGCCGAGGCGGTCGCGAAGGCGTTCGCGCGCGCCTTGCGCGACGCGGTGCGGGTGACGGGCGACGCGGTGCCCAGCACCAAAGGGGTCCTTTGA